The genomic window CAAATGCTGCATATAATCCATCGATCCACATTGGCGGTCATATACCCTATATCAGATAAGAGTCTTACGTGTTCTTACAAAATAAGTATAGACTGAAGCGGAAAATGAAAGACTATTAAATGAGGTATTAATTCAAGGATGGATTACGTATCACAGCAAGATTAAATGTATCACAATACATATTTAATATTGGCAGGGGGAGTGCTAATGAGCCAGGGGTTTCAACTAAGCAGAATATTCACCAATATTTCCGGAAAGACATTATCCAAACATTGTACAGTAGCTATCGTTCTTGTAATGGTCTCGGTCTTATGCATCATGGCAGTAAATGTTGCTTTTGCTGTCGAGGAAACAGGAACGGAATCTGGCTTTGAAAGTTGTCAGCCCTGTCATGCAGACATTATCACCAATTTTTCTTCTTCACTCCACTACACCGGCAGCGGTATGAAAGGAGAATATGAGAAAGGTGCAGCAGGCGAATTTGGAATTGACATGCACACCTTCTATGAGGAAAGAGGCTGTTCTGCTTGCCATGCATCCTCCTGTACATCATGTCACACAGTCGAAGGAGGACATGGTGGCGACATTACTATAGAAACCTGTGACCAGTGTCACTTCAAGAAGCAGACCTCATATTTCCAGGGAGAATTACCTGCACACAAGGATGTAGCTCCCAATCCGGATGTCCACTATGAAAAGGAACTGGAATGCACCGATTGCCATACAGCAGAAGAGGTCCATGGTGATGGGGTTGCATACGAGTCACAGATGGAAGCTGTGAAAGTGACCTGTGCGGAATGCCACACGGACCCTGAAAAGGAGGTTAATGGCATGGCCGTTACACAATATTACCCTGATAGTCCTGCACACAGCATACATGAAGGCAAACTCGACTGCTCAGCCTGCCATTCCGGCTGGGTCATCACATGTGAGAACTGCCATCTTGAAACAGGTCAGCTGGATAGGATAGATGTTAGCAAGTTCCACCTTGCAAGATCAGTTGAAGGAACCATCAAACCATTCATCAACATGACCGCATCCTACAACAATTCTACACATACGGCATTTGCTGAATGGGTCCCTCACACAACCACCACCGAAGCAAAGGATTGTGAATTCTGCCATGAGAACACTGAGATATTCGTTGGTGAAAATGACGGAGTGATACTCGGTGCCGGTGGATCGTTCCTTTCACAGGAGACTATTAACAGGATTGCTGAAGCTCCTATCGAGGAGGAAAGTGATAGTGAGGATACCCCAGGTTTAGTTCCTTATTTAGCAATTATAGGAATACTGGCTGTTTATTTGTTGATGAAACGGAAGTGAAAAAGCTCAGATATTTATTAAAAATTAGTTTAAGAAATAAAATAGAAAATTAATTAAAAAAAAGGCTTCACTCAAGCCTTTCCTTCAAATAACTCTTGAACTTCTCATAATCCGTATCCAGGAATTCCATGTGTTCCTCTCTTCCCTCGATCTCTTTCAGACTCTGAGGAGGTTCTGGCTCAATTCCGATAGCAGACATTACTTCTGCAGGGAACTTTGCAGGATGAGCAGTTTCCAGTGTCACTGCAAGCGTGTTGTCATTGGTGCTTGCACGATAATCCATCAGGCCCTTAATGCCAACAGCACCATGAGGCTCAATACAGATGTTGTGCTCCTCGAAGAACTCTTTGACCACTGCTTTGGTTTCTTCGTCGGTAACAGACGTTGAATAGATATCACCGTTCAATCTGTCCATGTCAGGAAGCTTGTTGATATTGCCCTGCTCATCCATTTCCCCGCCATAGATCGCGATGAGCCTGGCAAGGTTGCTTGGGTGACCAACGTTCATTGCGTTTGAGATGCAGTTCTTTGAAGGAACGATCTTTTCATATTCGCCGGAATTAAGGAAACCCGGGACCTCATCGTTCTCGTTAACAGAAGCGATTATCTTTTTGATAGGCACGCCCATGTTCTTTGCCAGCACACAGCCCATCATGTTACCGAAGTTGCCTGATGGTATGGAGAATATGATCTCCTCAGGGTAATTCCTCAGCTTCAGGTAGGAATAGAAGTAATAGAGTGTCTGTGGAACCAGACGGCCTATGTTAATGGAATTTGCTGATGAAAGGTTCAGGTGTTTGAGCTCACTGTCTGCAAACGCCTGCTTGACCATTGCCTGGCAGTCATCGAACTTTCCGTCTATTGCCAGTGCAGAAATGTTCTTGTTAAGGGTAGTCATCTGCTTTCTCTGGCGGTCTGAGACCTCTGTTTCAGGGAACAGTACGATGACCTTGATGTTGTCAAGACCATAGAATGCATGAGCAACTGCACTTCCTGTATCTCCGGAAGTTGCTGTAAGTATGGTCAGCTCCTTGTTCTCCTTCTTGAGATAGAACTGCATGAGCCTTGCCATCATACGGGCTGCAAAGTCCTTGAAGGATGCAGTTGGACCCCGGTCAAGCCTCATTATGTATGTGTTCTCATTTACCTCTTCCAGTGGTACTTCATAGTCATAAGCATCATAGGTTATCGCTTTGAGAGATTCCTCATCGATCTCGCCCTCAAGTATCTTTTTAAGCAGCTGGAAAGCGATCTCAGGATACTCTTCGTCCTTTAAGGCTACGAGATCCTCTTCAGAGAAATGTGGAAGAGTCTTTGGCATGTAAAGGCCTTTGTCGGGAGCAAGACCTGTGATGAGTGCAGTTTCAAAATTTACTTCTTCTGCGTTGAGATTAGTGCTGTAGAGTTTCATATTATCAGGACTCTTGTTTTGATCCGCTGGTTGTATTGGTTCGTTATCGAGTTGATCCAGGGAATCGATGATATTGATAAGTTTATTTTCTGAACGTTAATTCGATGTATCCTATATAAGCATTACATACCTGGTGTATTTATGGGCTTTTATTCCTTAAGGTCATTGCATTACTGAATTCATCCCATTACGATCTGCACTACAATGGGATACTTTCGCATGATAGAATAGGCAATGCTCTTACCAACCCAGAGCCTTCCTTTACTAAAACTGCGGAACTTGCTTAGTTCCCCCAGGATCTGCAGGGATCTGGCAGCAGTCTCATCATTAAGAAAACTACTGTCTGTCACACGGTTGTCGAGAAAGAAAAGAATAGGGAGGCGAAGCTTTCCATGAAGCTCTGCTGGTAGTTGCTCTTCAAGAAGAGTTAGTACTTTTTTATCAAATAAATGCTCATTACCACCCTTTGTCTTTGAGGATGGTATCTCCTCCTTAAGCAACTGAGAAAGGGTTTTTCTCTCAGCAACGATCTCCTTGTTGATCTTGCCCACCTCCAACCTCATCCATCTCATGATACCGGAGTCATCCGGATCCGGCAGTCTTCCTGACATATCGCTCACTTCGATATTGCTATTGAGAACGGTTGTTAGATAATGATGTCCGTCATTAGCATTATAGTTCCATATGCTGTTCTTTAGATTAATTTCTAGTGCTTGCCACTATAACAAAAATACTGACAGTGAATGAATATCTCCAGAGTAAAAATGAAAGTAATTATATCATATCGACCTATAAATTATAGCAACTGGAAATAATGTTCACGCTAAGTGGATATCGGGGAGATGGATATTTGAAACTAACAATGGTTATTCCCAGTTACTGGGGAAGAGAAAGCAATGTGGGATGGCTTGAAGGTGATTCTGTATATGATCATGCCACTCCGCTGGATTCTGATGGAACACTTGGACGCGCCATCGAAAGTACAGCAATACTTGAAGACACGGACTTCGAGCTGGTCATACTTGTCGCTCCGAATAATGCAGAGATCACCGACCAAGTGGAGCAGAAGGTAAGAGAGATCATCAGGTCCTCTTCAAATGGTAATATCAAAGTCCATATGTTCGGCCCTTCCCATCTGGAAAAACTGCATGAGGAACTGAAGAACGGTGGTATGACCGAATACTGTGACCTCCTCTCGCTAACAGGTTATTCCAACATCAGGAACATGTGCCTTTTCATCCCGCATATCATGAACTCAGATGTTGCGCTTCTGATCGATGACGATGAGGTCTTTGAAGACCCGCAATTCATATCCAAGGCAAAGGAATTCATCGGAAACCATCATGATGGGAAGCTTATCAATGCCATCGCCGGTTACTACCTCCAGCCAGACGGAGATTACCTTGTTGGTGCTCCTGACAGCCCCTGGACCAGATACTGGAACAAGAATGCCTGTATGAATGAAGGTTTTGAACAGGTAATAGGCACATCCCCACGGCTTAAGGAAACTCCTTTCGTATTTGGAGGAAATATGGTCATCCACCGGGACCTGTTCATGGAAGTCCCATTCGACCCCATGGTACCGCGAGGGGAAGATATTGATTATCTTATGAATGCCAGGATGTTCGGCCATTCATTCTTCCTGGATAACGAACTTGCCATCAAGCACATCCCCCCTGCTAAGTCCCACCCGACATGGAAGCGGGTGCGAGAAGACATTTACAGGTTCGTCTATGAGCGGGCGAAGCTAATGAGCCAGAAAAAGACCGATGGGATGACAATATTATCTGTAGAAGATATGGGTTGTTATCCCGGAAATTTCCTTGGTGATGATCTTGAGGAAAAGATAGCAAATGCTTGCAGGCTCCTCTCTGAAGAGTATCTTGGTAAGGGCGATGCGGTTGGAAGCAAGGAAGCCCTCAGGAACATCGAGCTTTCACTCGACGATGCGATACCCGACCTTGAACCCTTCGGCCATCTTTGCCAGCTGCAAAAGAGATGGAGCGAACTGATGCTGTATACAGATGAGAGAGAAGGGCTGGATTCGATCATCGATGGTGCTTTGTAAGAGCATCATAGGATGGAAGAATACAGACCTCTCAACAAATCCTTATAGGGCTTTGTTGTAAGAAGAGTTGATGGCAAACTACAAGTTGATGGTACAGGATGTAATAAAAAAGGCCGATGTCCTTCTCGAAGTAGTGGACGCCCGCTTCCCGGATGAGACACGGAACAGTGAGGTAGAGCGCAATGTCAAACGTTCACGCAAACCATTGATAATAGTGCTCAGCAAATGCGACCTTGTCTCAAAGGAAACGCTTGAGAAATCCAAATCCCGCCTTTCAAAGATCGCACCTACGGTCTTCGTTTCCAGCAAGGAAAGGTATGGCACCACCATGCTGAGACATAAGATCCTTGAAGTTGCCGACATACAGGGACGCGAGATCCTCATCGGATGTCTTGGTTATCCAAACACCGGAAAATCCTCGGTGATCAACGGAGTGGTGGGGAAAGGAAAGACCAGCACATCATCCATATCCGGACACACTAAGGGGGTACAGCTTGTAAAAGCTGGCTCACGCATTGTTTTTATTGACACTCCGGGAGTCATACCTTTTGACGAGAATGACGAGTACAGGCAGGGCCTTCTTGGAGTAAAAGATGCCACACATCTGGATGATCTTGAGGGAGTGGCCATGAAGATCATCGAGAATGCATGTGAAAAGAACAAGCATGCCCTTGAAGAGTTCTATAAGATCGAGATCAGGAACGAGAATGCTTACGAAATCCTTGAGCTCATAGGGTTGAAATTAAATTATCTTAAGAAAAAAGGCGAAATCGATGAGATAAGGGCTGCTGTAAGGATCATCAATGACTGGCAACAGGGGAAATTATTGATCTAAATTCTTTAAATCTGCCATCACCCGTCAAAGCCTGCGGACACAGCCGTCCCGGCTTTTATAGATTTTTATAATAACCAGGATATGTTATAGCCTTTATGAAAGTATTTCTTTTACTCTCCCAACCTGACCATCCTCCAGCTGAACCTTTATTCCATGGGGATGTGAAGAAGATTTCGTTAGGATTCTCTTGACAATTCCGTGAGTTATTTTGCCGGATCGTTGATCTTTCTTTAAGACGATCCCTACTTTTGCTCCAATTTTGATATTTGCCCTGGTGTTGCCTGCACTCATAATAGGATGAAAGTTCCTGAAGCTATAAACATCTATTTTTTAAAAGAACTTCATGCAGTATATCAGCCAATGATCTCTTTTTTGATGGAATGATAGCATTGATCTGCTACTTTTGTGGATCCTTCAAATAACTTCTTTTCAAAATCGAACCGGGATGCAAATTCATCAACTGTCTCATCGAACTTCTTTTCATAGCACAGGCCGGTATCCACTTTTCCGACATGTTTGTAACCAGAGTAATCAAATACCATTTTTGTCATTTCGACATTATCCGGATCAGGAGTTAATTTTGCAAGAACGAGCATTTCTTTCCAGTTAGCAGCCTGCATGGGGGTTAGGAAGTATGTGCCTGTGCCTCTTTCTTCACCGGACATGGCTTCAACATAAGCACTCCTGTTCCCGAATGCAGCACAGATACAATCGTCCACGATGTTACCTTCAGCATCTTTAAGGATCCGAACCGGGATTCCGAGGTGATGAAAATCAGATTCTATCGTTCCAAGCACATTGCCACAAAGACCGTAAAATACCAGCACACCGTCAAATAGTTCTCCATTTTCCTCGATGGTCATGTACACCTTATCCTTGAGAAGATCAGGATCAGCATCCAGCGCGAACTCCAGAAGATGCAGGACAACCACGAAATCATCCGGCGGACCGAGCTTTGAAGCTACATCTTCAAGTGATACTTTTTCGTAGTCCAAAGAAACCTCATCCAGCTTCTTTTCAATTCCTTCAATATTTTCGTTCTCGACCAATAACAAATGGGTCTTTTCGTCTTCTCCTTCGAATATATTTACAAGCTCATCTTCGAACATACGACAGGACACAAGGTATAGTGATGGCATGTTATAACCCTCCGGTAAAAGATCTTGATCTTTTGAAAATGTGACTTTTTTAGTGTAAATAATAATGGAGTTGGTAGCTATAAAAAGCCATCTATGCATAGATATTATGCATCTACTCGTATAAAATGAAATATTGACTTTATATATAAGTATAAATCAAATACCTTAATATTCAAAATAACATACTAAACCAGAAAAAAGAGCCATTTTTCCCCATAATGATAATCAGATTTTTAATTCGTTTTAGAAATCAACAAAAACTTATTTTTATATTAAAGCCTAATAATTAATATTCAGGAATAATTTGTGGTATGTATTTAAAAGAGGTAGTACAATGAGTTTAAACAGTTGGAAAATTACTGTATTGACCGTTTGTTTATTGATCACAGGGATGGTGATCCCCGTCTCTGCATTCGCTCCATCGATCAATGCTCAATATGATATTTATGATGAACTGACCGTAGAAATGCCAGATAATGAACTATACGTACATGACGAGATTATTGTCAAGTTCAGTCCCGGTGTTTCAGAGGAAAAGATCGCAAACATAAATGCCAGAAACGGGGCTAAAGTAAAATACACAAGCCAGTATGCCGGTTTCAAGGTGCTGAAGATTCCTGAGAACAGGAACGCTGAAAAGATGGTAGAGATGTACAGTAAGAATCCAAATGTGGAATATGCTGTCCCAAATGCTATCATGACTGCTTTTGCTGTGAATGATCCATATTACCACTACCAGTGGAATTTGCACAGTACATATGGGATCAATGTTGAACCTGCATGGGAAATTACCACTGGCGATGGTGTTGTCGTAGCTATACTTGATACCGGAGTTGCCCAAAATGCTCCTGACCTCGAAGACACAAACTTCGTTTCTGGATACGATTTCATAAATCGAGATAATGATCCAAGCGATGATCACTCCCATGGAACCCACGTTGCAGGAACCATTGCACAAAGTACCAACAATGGAATTGGGGTAGCAGGAGTTGCATATGATTGCTCCATCATGCCCGTAAAAGTGCTTGGTGCTGACGGAAGTGGAAACCTTGCTCAGTTGGTGGAGGGAATATACTTTGCAACCGATAATGGTGCAGATGTTATAAGCATGAGTCTTGGTTACCCACCTAGGTATTACCCTGGTGTGGCCTTAGACAATGCACTTGAATATGCAGACGAAAAGGGTGTTACCATTGTAGCTGCTGCAGGTAATGACGGAACACGTTTCATTAGCTACCCTGCTGCTTACGATAAATGTATTGCAGTCGGAGCAACCGGTTATGATGGAAACTTAGCACCATATTCGAATTATGGACCAGGACTTGATGTGGTAGCACCTGGTGGTAATACAGGACAGGACCTGAACAACGATGAATATGGAGACGGCATACTTCAGAACACTTTTGACCCAAGCACCCAGGTATTTAGTTACTACTTCTTCCAGGGTACTTCCATGGCAACACCACATGTTTCAGGTGTTGCAGCTTTATTGATATCTCAGGGTGCTTCCAACGATGAAGTTAGAACTGCACTTGAATCAACTGCAATGGATCTTGGAAAAAACGGCTGGGACACAGCCTATGGATATGGTCTTATTGATGCAAAGGCTGCACTGGACTCTCTGAACGCTGTACCTCTTGAGAATATAGCTCCAACTGCTTCTATAAATGCTCCATACAGTGGTGTTGTAGGAGAAGCAATAGCATTTGATGGGTCTGGATCGAGCGATTCTGATGGATCAATCGTTTCCTATGACTGGAACTTTGGAGATGGTGGCACAGGCAGCGAAATTGCTCCAACATATACATACGATTCGGTTGGAAGCTATACAGCAACGCTCACAGTAACGGACAATAATGGTGCACAGGACACAGATTATGCTCAGATCACTATTACTGCTGCAGATACTACAAAAGAACAAATGCACATCAGTAGCATAACAATGAACACTGTCCAAAACAAAGTGCGTAATAGTCCTTTTGTCTATGCTGAAGCAACCGTGACAGTTGTAAATGAAACAGGATATCCTGTGGAAAATGCTGTAGTTACAGGACAATGGACTGGAAGTGCTAACAACATTGACTTTGGTCCAACCGGAGAATTTGGGGATGTAACATTATCTTCAGACAATGTTAGATTAAAGAGAGATGCCTTAACATTTACTTTCACTGTAAATGACGTTACTTGTCTTGGATATGAATGGAATGTTTCGTCCTCCACATTGGAGAGTACAATAGGATATATCTAAACAGTAAGGCAAAAATACTGGTCTCAATGTGAGACCACCATTTTCTTTTTTCCGTTTTATTACAATAATCTGATCCTGCAGATTCTAATCCTTAAACCGGCAACAAAAACTTCTTTAATATTCACATAAGGAAGCTTTTATGCATTGAACTACAATAGCAATATAGAGAAAACACTAATAATAGACCGAACTGCATCACATTTGAGCACATCGTGGGGAACTCGCTAAAATGTACGAACTCTTAATTCTACTGATAGGACTTGCAGGCCTGATGTTAGGAGCTGAACTTATCATCAAAGCAGCCCTGACCATCGCAGAACACTACAAGATCTCACATGCGTTTATCGGTCTTACACTACTAACTCTGGGAACCAACCTGCCGGAGCTTGTCATTAGCGTGACCGGTTCCATCCAGCGATCAATGGGAACCGAGACATCCGGACTTATCATTGGTGATTCAATAGGATCCTGCTTTGGCCAAATATGCATAACAATGGGCGTTGTCGGTATGTTTGGGGTTCTGACCTTAACAAAACGTGAACTTTCCAGGGACGGAGTGATGATGCTCGTCTCCGTTGCTCTTCTGTTCCTGACAGGACTGGATGGCACACTTAGCCGGACAGACGGCCTGATCTTTATTGGAGCTTATGCAGTCTATTTTTTCCTGTTATACAGGGAAGAAGAGGTCCACCAGAAATTCAAGAGTGCTCCGCCATTATACTTTACACGGACGATCCTTTCTATTAGTGCCGGTTTTGCCATCCTCATACTATCGTCCTATGCAGTTCTCAATAACGCACTATACCTGGCAGATATGTGGGGGATCTCACAATCCTTCATAGGGATAGTACTCATCGGACTTGGAACTTCCCTCCCGGAGCTTGCACTTTCCTGGAGCAGTATCAGGAAAAGGGCCGTCAACCTCTCCGTGTTCAACCTGATCGGAAGCAATATATTCGACATACTGTTCACCCTTGGAGTAGGCAGTCTGATAAGCAGCTTTACCGTAAGTGAAGCTCTGGTAAGATTTGACATTCCAGCCTTGTTCTTCGTTTCACTTCTAGTTTTGTTGTTCTTCAGAAGGCATATGCAATTGAAAAAGAATGAGGCGTTTGTGTTGATAATGCTTTATGTGCTTTATATTGGCGTGAAGATCTATAGTCTGTGAGCTAATATCGGAAGTTAAAATGTCTCTTTTTAGTTCTTCGTATCTGGAAGGAACAAGTAGATAATTTTATATTTTACACACTCTTATTAAATGCATCTGAATTATTTTAGATATTTTATACATTGAGACAGTTAGATTCATTGATCTTAAACATAATTCAGGAATCCAGATCTCATTAAATAATGTGCATATGGATCTAGAAATCGTTACAATAAAGGAATAAAATGAAACATCCAAAGACTATCCAAAAAGGACTGGACTATATCGTAGCAATGGATGCAACAGAATTGTCTCCACTTGAGATCAGAGAGCTGCTGCGTAAAACAGTGACCAAACGCTTTGATATCATCGATCAGATAATGTCAGCTGCCAGAAAGGAAGGTATCATAACTGATAAAGATGGCATGTGCCACTTCACTTATGAGGCAAACGATCTGGAATTTTACAAACCAAAAATTATACGCTCAAAAGAGATCAACAGCTGTAGATGTTGTGGTAAGAGCATGAAAGAAAGTCACTACATAGAATTAAAATCCGGGTTGCTTGGTCCATACGGTTCCAAATGTGTCAGGAAGCTCTATCTGGATTATTTGTTTGAATAAAAGTGATTTTATTTATATTTCACCCGATCTAAACAACCCTTTTATCTGGATATCACAATCATCAGTAACCAGCCACCAAAAATCCTTTGTATCCCACCAAAAGTTGTACTCTGCAACTACATGCTATTATTTTGCTTTTGAATTTCAAGAAAAAATCGAGATTATAGACTTATCCAACACCCCCCACCGAAACTAGCTTTAACCTAGAACCCAATATACTATATGGGTGTGGGAGTTGTATGTTAAAAAGCGAGTTTGGGGAAATTACGTGGGGCTGAGATGCCGCTAAAAGGTGGTATTTCAGATCTATGACTCCCACACTTCTTGTTCAACTCATTTTTCTTTGTTGCTGACCCTTCAGGGATCCATGATATGATCTTTCCGGAGCTTGGGCTCCATTCTGTTTTCATACCAATTCTATCATTATCCAAATAGAATTGAAAAAACATCCAACTGCACCAGCATCATATACAGCCCTGTTCCTGCAAAGATGCTGAGCATTGCATTGCGTTTCCAAAAGTGCAGGGCCATTACAGCTGTTATTGTGAATATCTCCGGGACTCCGTATGGAGCACAAAGCCACTGTACATCCTTCAGGCAGTAGATCACGAGCAGCAGGAGGATCATCGGGGGAAGGTTCTTCTCGATGGTGGAGAGGATCTGCGGGGGAGCTCGCGTATTAAAGAATACAAAAGGAATAGCCCTTGTCGCAAAGGTTGCCACTGCTACTACTGCTGTAACGACTAGTAAATGTGCCGGATCTTCCATTATGGGATCTCCTCCTGATCAGGGTTCTGATCTACAATATTTCCGATATCACGGTCTTCCTGGACGAACCTTTCATGTGCTATCAGGATGAGGGTGCCGATGAAAATTGAGAACAGCAACATGTTTTCAGGACTGAAGAGCATCAGTGAAATGATACCTGCACCCATGGCTGCCATGAACGGAAAACGGGACCTTGAAGCATGGTACTGCTCAATGGTCAGCACCACGAACAGTGTAGTAAGCACAAAGGTCATTCCTTCCAGGCGGAGATCAAGTACTGAACCAAGTACAGCTCCAAGGACCGAACCCAGGATCCAGTATGAGTGGTCAAGCACAGTTATGTAAAAGTAGAACTTTCCCTTTGACCCTTCGTCCGGGGCTTTGGTGGTTGTAAGAAGAGCATAAGTCTCATCGGTAAGGGCGAAGATGAGGTAAGCTTTGATCTTTCCGACACCGGAGAACTTTTCCAGCAAAGACAGGCCGTAGAAAGAATGCCTGAGATTGATCAGCAGTGTGGTAATGCCAAATTCTGTGAGGCCTGCACCGGCTGCCAGCAATGCAACTGCAATGAACTGGCCTGCACCGGCATAGATGAAGATGCTCATCAAGGGTGCATATATCCAGTGGTAGCCGGCTCCTTCGAGAAGGAAGCCAAAAGCCATACCTAATGGGATATATCCCAGGAAGACCGGTAGCGTTGTCTTGAGGGCACTTGTGAAGAGACTTTCACTCTGCTGACTCATAATTCTTGTACACCTTTTGAATTTAAGGATATATTAGCTATTTACTTTCCAAAGTGGGAAATAAAGTGCAAGAAAAGAATTGATTGTATTTATGTTTTATTAAATTAGACTAAGAAGATGAATATCAAGAACAAAATTTGTTAT from Methanococcoides methylutens includes these protein-coding regions:
- a CDS encoding cytochrome c3 family protein, whose protein sequence is MSQGFQLSRIFTNISGKTLSKHCTVAIVLVMVSVLCIMAVNVAFAVEETGTESGFESCQPCHADIITNFSSSLHYTGSGMKGEYEKGAAGEFGIDMHTFYEERGCSACHASSCTSCHTVEGGHGGDITIETCDQCHFKKQTSYFQGELPAHKDVAPNPDVHYEKELECTDCHTAEEVHGDGVAYESQMEAVKVTCAECHTDPEKEVNGMAVTQYYPDSPAHSIHEGKLDCSACHSGWVITCENCHLETGQLDRIDVSKFHLARSVEGTIKPFINMTASYNNSTHTAFAEWVPHTTTTEAKDCEFCHENTEIFVGENDGVILGAGGSFLSQETINRIAEAPIEEESDSEDTPGLVPYLAIIGILAVYLLMKRK
- the thrC gene encoding threonine synthase; this translates as MKLYSTNLNAEEVNFETALITGLAPDKGLYMPKTLPHFSEEDLVALKDEEYPEIAFQLLKKILEGEIDEESLKAITYDAYDYEVPLEEVNENTYIMRLDRGPTASFKDFAARMMARLMQFYLKKENKELTILTATSGDTGSAVAHAFYGLDNIKVIVLFPETEVSDRQRKQMTTLNKNISALAIDGKFDDCQAMVKQAFADSELKHLNLSSANSINIGRLVPQTLYYFYSYLKLRNYPEEIIFSIPSGNFGNMMGCVLAKNMGVPIKKIIASVNENDEVPGFLNSGEYEKIVPSKNCISNAMNVGHPSNLARLIAIYGGEMDEQGNINKLPDMDRLNGDIYSTSVTDEETKAVVKEFFEEHNICIEPHGAVGIKGLMDYRASTNDNTLAVTLETAHPAKFPAEVMSAIGIEPEPPQSLKEIEGREEHMEFLDTDYEKFKSYLKERLE
- a CDS encoding DUF61 family protein, which gives rise to MSGRLPDPDDSGIMRWMRLEVGKINKEIVAERKTLSQLLKEEIPSSKTKGGNEHLFDKKVLTLLEEQLPAELHGKLRLPILFFLDNRVTDSSFLNDETAARSLQILGELSKFRSFSKGRLWVGKSIAYSIMRKYPIVVQIVMG
- a CDS encoding glycosyltransferase family 2 protein — encoded protein: MKLTMVIPSYWGRESNVGWLEGDSVYDHATPLDSDGTLGRAIESTAILEDTDFELVILVAPNNAEITDQVEQKVREIIRSSSNGNIKVHMFGPSHLEKLHEELKNGGMTEYCDLLSLTGYSNIRNMCLFIPHIMNSDVALLIDDDEVFEDPQFISKAKEFIGNHHDGKLINAIAGYYLQPDGDYLVGAPDSPWTRYWNKNACMNEGFEQVIGTSPRLKETPFVFGGNMVIHRDLFMEVPFDPMVPRGEDIDYLMNARMFGHSFFLDNELAIKHIPPAKSHPTWKRVREDIYRFVYERAKLMSQKKTDGMTILSVEDMGCYPGNFLGDDLEEKIANACRLLSEEYLGKGDAVGSKEALRNIELSLDDAIPDLEPFGHLCQLQKRWSELMLYTDEREGLDSIIDGAL
- a CDS encoding GTPase, which gives rise to MANYKLMVQDVIKKADVLLEVVDARFPDETRNSEVERNVKRSRKPLIIVLSKCDLVSKETLEKSKSRLSKIAPTVFVSSKERYGTTMLRHKILEVADIQGREILIGCLGYPNTGKSSVINGVVGKGKTSTSSISGHTKGVQLVKAGSRIVFIDTPGVIPFDENDEYRQGLLGVKDATHLDDLEGVAMKIIENACEKNKHALEEFYKIEIRNENAYEILELIGLKLNYLKKKGEIDEIRAAVRIINDWQQGKLLI
- a CDS encoding YwbE family protein encodes the protein MSAGNTRANIKIGAKVGIVLKKDQRSGKITHGIVKRILTKSSSHPHGIKVQLEDGQVGRVKEILS
- a CDS encoding DUF1638 domain-containing protein, producing the protein MPSLYLVSCRMFEDELVNIFEGEDEKTHLLLVENENIEGIEKKLDEVSLDYEKVSLEDVASKLGPPDDFVVVLHLLEFALDADPDLLKDKVYMTIEENGELFDGVLVFYGLCGNVLGTIESDFHHLGIPVRILKDAEGNIVDDCICAAFGNRSAYVEAMSGEERGTGTYFLTPMQAANWKEMLVLAKLTPDPDNVEMTKMVFDYSGYKHVGKVDTGLCYEKKFDETVDEFASRFDFEKKLFEGSTKVADQCYHSIKKEIIG
- a CDS encoding S8 family serine peptidase, which encodes MSLNSWKITVLTVCLLITGMVIPVSAFAPSINAQYDIYDELTVEMPDNELYVHDEIIVKFSPGVSEEKIANINARNGAKVKYTSQYAGFKVLKIPENRNAEKMVEMYSKNPNVEYAVPNAIMTAFAVNDPYYHYQWNLHSTYGINVEPAWEITTGDGVVVAILDTGVAQNAPDLEDTNFVSGYDFINRDNDPSDDHSHGTHVAGTIAQSTNNGIGVAGVAYDCSIMPVKVLGADGSGNLAQLVEGIYFATDNGADVISMSLGYPPRYYPGVALDNALEYADEKGVTIVAAAGNDGTRFISYPAAYDKCIAVGATGYDGNLAPYSNYGPGLDVVAPGGNTGQDLNNDEYGDGILQNTFDPSTQVFSYYFFQGTSMATPHVSGVAALLISQGASNDEVRTALESTAMDLGKNGWDTAYGYGLIDAKAALDSLNAVPLENIAPTASINAPYSGVVGEAIAFDGSGSSDSDGSIVSYDWNFGDGGTGSEIAPTYTYDSVGSYTATLTVTDNNGAQDTDYAQITITAADTTKEQMHISSITMNTVQNKVRNSPFVYAEATVTVVNETGYPVENAVVTGQWTGSANNIDFGPTGEFGDVTLSSDNVRLKRDALTFTFTVNDVTCLGYEWNVSSSTLESTIGYI
- a CDS encoding calcium/sodium antiporter, giving the protein MYELLILLIGLAGLMLGAELIIKAALTIAEHYKISHAFIGLTLLTLGTNLPELVISVTGSIQRSMGTETSGLIIGDSIGSCFGQICITMGVVGMFGVLTLTKRELSRDGVMMLVSVALLFLTGLDGTLSRTDGLIFIGAYAVYFFLLYREEEVHQKFKSAPPLYFTRTILSISAGFAILILSSYAVLNNALYLADMWGISQSFIGIVLIGLGTSLPELALSWSSIRKRAVNLSVFNLIGSNIFDILFTLGVGSLISSFTVSEALVRFDIPALFFVSLLVLLFFRRHMQLKKNEAFVLIMLYVLYIGVKIYSL
- a CDS encoding DUF5830 family protein, coding for MKHPKTIQKGLDYIVAMDATELSPLEIRELLRKTVTKRFDIIDQIMSAARKEGIITDKDGMCHFTYEANDLEFYKPKIIRSKEINSCRCCGKSMKESHYIELKSGLLGPYGSKCVRKLYLDYLFE